The following coding sequences are from one Manis pentadactyla isolate mManPen7 chromosome 13, mManPen7.hap1, whole genome shotgun sequence window:
- the TLCD5 gene encoding TLC domain-containing protein 5 isoform X3, with the protein MLAHHTLSILGIIVALVLGESGTEVNAVLFGSEITNPLLQMRWFLRETGHYHSFTGDAVDFLFVALFTGVRIGIGARLLFCEMVSPEPKWFVKAGGVVMYAVSWCFMFSIWRFAWRKSIKKYHAWRSRHSEERQLKHNGHLKTH; encoded by the coding sequence ATGCTGGCTCACCACACACTGAGTATCTTGGGCATCATCGTGGCCCTGGTGCTTGGAGAATCAGGCACAGAGGTCAATGCAGTCCTCTTTGGAAGCGAGATTACCAACCCATTGCTCCAGATGCGCTGGTTTCTCCGTGAAACAGGGCACTACCACAGTTTCACTGGAGATGCGGTGGACTTCCTCTTTGTGGCTCTGTTTACGGGAGTGAGGATTGGCATAGGAGCTCGCCTCCTTTTCTGTGAAATGGTCTCGCCCGAGCCCAAGTGGTTTGTGAAGGCTGGGGGAGTAGTGATGTATGCTGTATCTTGGTGTTTTATGTTTAGCATCTGGCGTTTTGCCTGGAGGAAAAGCATCAAGAAGTACCACGCCTGGAGAAGCAGGCACAGTGAGGAGCGGCAGCTAAAACATAACGGACATCTCAAGACGCACTAG